CATGCTTATCTTTATTGATTTTTTTGAAAAACGCCATGATCTCCGCTTCCGTTTCCTCATCCAGGTCGCCGGTTGGTTCGTCTGCGAGGATGATCTCCGGTCCGTTGATGAACGCTCTGGCAATCGCCACCCGTTGCTGTTCACCGCCCGAGAGCTCAGACGGGTAACGGTCGGACTTGTCGCCGAGTCCTACAAGCTGGAGCAGACCCGCGGCATCGGCTGCTGATTTGCCTTTACCAAAAACGGTTGGAAGGAGGACGTTTTCCGCAGCAGTAAGGGTGGGTAGGAGGCTCGCGAACTGGTACACAAATCCGAACTTCTCATTTCTGAGCTTTGATCGCTCCTTATCATTGCAGTTCCAAAGGTCATGATTATCTATACTGACCGATCCCGTGTCGGGCCGGGCAATGCCGCCGATAAGGCTCAGGAAGGTGCTTTTACCGCTTCCCGAATGTCCCACGATGGAGACGAAATCTCCCTGCTGCACAATAAGATCAAGAGGCTGGACAGCCTTGATGGTTTTTCCTGAAATAGAATAGGTTTTTGAGAGCCCCTTCAGTTCGATCATGAACTTCCTTTCTTTAGAGAGGACCTGGCAATGCTGAAAACAACTCCGATCATGGTAAGGATGCCGATAATGGAGAGAAACCTGACAGCAGGCACCATACCGTAATTACAAGGCATTCTCGGGCTCAGGCAATAACCGAATTTATCGGGAAGCCAGAAGGCAATACCGAACACGATTGTCGAAATAATGGCGCCGACAAGCGGCATCGATGTCGATTTCACAAAGAAGGTAATGGCGGAGACCACTACCAGCACAGCGCCGATGACCTGTTCCGCCTGCGCCGTATCGGAACAATGCATCCGGGAGTAGCCGGCATATTCACAGGCAGGAAGGACATATCTCGGGACCAGGAGAAAGAGTATCCCGCAGACAAGCGCCGTTATCACGACCACCATCTTCACTTCCAGACCTTTGCAGTGCTCTCAAAGTCCATGACATTGCCTGATTGGGCTGCTTGGTTCTTATCTTTAAAGGCCGCAATGCCCCAACCCATGGGAGTGTTGAATTTCTCGGCTGATTTGACATAGAATGCCTTCCGGGCATCGATCCACTCGCCGCTCGTGTAATCCTTGACCTCGATCCTGGCGTCTTGTACGTTCTTTTTCTTGAGATAGGTGAACAGGTCCCCGATATCACAGAAATAGAAGGGTGCATCTCCCCGGGTGATCTTTGAGGCAAATTTTGAATCCATCATGACCATCATCCCGCATTCCGTGCACCTGGTTTCCCTGGCGTGTACGGAAGACAGGGATATCACGATGAGCGCTATGGCAATTCCTATGATCGGCAATCTTTTTTTCACAGCTTATTTCTCCTTTTTGTCGATTTCTTTTTTGAGCGCCGTTGCAACGCCCGCGTCAAATTTGTCAATCTCATGGTACTGGATGAGCGCTTCCGAACGCTTTCCCTTTTTGAGCAGTGCAATACCGAGATTGTACCGGGCGGTCGCGTATCGCGGCCGCAGCGTGATGGCCTTTTGAAGGGTCATGATCTCGTCGTCCGCTCTTCCGACCTTGCCGTACGATATTGCCAGGTTGTTATACAACACCGGGTTTTTAGGGAAGAACGTGATCGCTCTCGTGTAACTCTTGATGGCCTCCTGATACTGTCCGAGCCTGTTATAGGTGTTTCCAAGCTTCACCGAGGCGTATCCCCGCTGCGGGTCGATGGCGATGACCTTGTGAAGGGCATCCGCTTCTTCGCGATACATCGCGGAGCGTTCATAGAGGTCGGCGAGATGATACCAAGCTTCGGGGTCTCCGGGATTTTTGATCGTCTGTGTCTTTACCTCTTCAAAGAGGGTTCTTTCCGTGACCGGTTCTTGTTCCGCGGTTTTTTCAGGTTCTTTGCTGCACGCCATGATCAGCAGGGATGTCATGAGCACCAGTATCAATAATCTCATTCTG
This DNA window, taken from Nitrospirota bacterium, encodes the following:
- a CDS encoding ABC transporter ATP-binding protein, with amino-acid sequence MIELKGLSKTYSISGKTIKAVQPLDLIVQQGDFVSIVGHSGSGKSTFLSLIGGIARPDTGSVSIDNHDLWNCNDKERSKLRNEKFGFVYQFASLLPTLTAAENVLLPTVFGKGKSAADAAGLLQLVGLGDKSDRYPSELSGGEQQRVAIARAFINGPEIILADEPTGDLDEETEAEIMAFFKKINKDKHVTMIMVTHSSEIALRASTRFRMKQGVLEQLN
- a CDS encoding DUF4418 family protein; translation: MVVVITALVCGILFLLVPRYVLPACEYAGYSRMHCSDTAQAEQVIGAVLVVVSAITFFVKSTSMPLVGAIISTIVFGIAFWLPDKFGYCLSPRMPCNYGMVPAVRFLSIIGILTMIGVVFSIARSSLKKGSS
- a CDS encoding nitrous oxide reductase accessory protein NosL, translating into MKKRLPIIGIAIALIVISLSSVHARETRCTECGMMVMMDSKFASKITRGDAPFYFCDIGDLFTYLKKKNVQDARIEVKDYTSGEWIDARKAFYVKSAEKFNTPMGWGIAAFKDKNQAAQSGNVMDFESTAKVWK
- a CDS encoding tetratricopeptide repeat protein; the encoded protein is MRLLILVLMTSLLIMACSKEPEKTAEQEPVTERTLFEEVKTQTIKNPGDPEAWYHLADLYERSAMYREEADALHKVIAIDPQRGYASVKLGNTYNRLGQYQEAIKSYTRAITFFPKNPVLYNNLAISYGKVGRADDEIMTLQKAITLRPRYATARYNLGIALLKKGKRSEALIQYHEIDKFDAGVATALKKEIDKKEK